The nucleotide sequence atagtgacgtttaacgtgacgtcacaaccctcaaagatattggatccaacatattggaaggtgttggaagctaaaatttgacagtgtgacagggccttcagGAAGAAGAGCTGGACAGAGTAGAAAGCCAGCTACTAAGCATTTGTTCTGGGCAGTACTGGTTCTTAGAGGGCGACCTTTGTCGTTTCCCTCCAGGCTGCCAGCAGGCGCGTGCACTTAATACTAAAAGAGGAAAGGTGTTAAACATtaagagccccgctgggccaaaacacggCTGCCATTCACGTATCGCTGCAGTTGGTAAGGGGGCAGGGTGTTGGGCAAGGCaccttaaaattaaagttaaatgatTGTGAACTGCCAGCATACTTGCGTTAAGTGCGCTAGTATTATATTGTGATAGAATAGGGCGCACACTACGCTGAAGCACAGGGCATATTTCCCCCGCCAGTCCACCGCGGCTGTGCTGTGGCCGGCAGTGGACtgcgcgggtcgttaccacaacgccgaatgtcaaaattgaccacaacgccgacagctagaaaactactgtgtaccacaacgccgaaataacaactgaatgaatttgtgtgtgtttcttaaatgtaccttaacgccgaaataccacaatcaaacctaaccttacctaacctaacctaaactagcgtaatataacctaacctaacttaacctagcctatcctagcctagcctaacctaacctagcctaacctaacctagtctaacctaacctagtctaacctaacctaacctttgtgacagtcctgcaatgccatttttcggcgttaagtGTATTTCTGcgtgtggtgcgtccccgactgCGCGTGGCAACACGTCCGGGGCTGCGAGGAGCGTTGTTTTCGACGGCGCGGCGGTGAATCAGAGTCGTTAGCGGTCGGCGACCAGGCGTTCCGTTATCTCCCCCGAGCAGCGTCTCGCCAGCTTTCGCCAAATTTTGTTCTCCGAACCCGTCGCACCTGGGACCGCGAGACGTACTCGCAGGCCCGCTGGCGGACACAGACATTCTTTAATTTTGCCTGAAACGAAATATTTAACGTAGGATTCTTCACTTCAGAAttatgctgagcgtgataaatagagactggaaaaattcgcggtttcgttgacctctaggatggactccaaaatTCTCTACGTACtctggaaaatgccacctgctcattggttactgacttgcAAGACCTGGTGTCTGGGTTGCACGGGAAGGTTTTTTTCGTTGGTTCTGAGTCTTTCtagccaactgtggtccaatagcagaagcaggaaTAAGGTAAACATGTTTGGCTTACAGCcaatcgcaaaatgaatccgcgaatttttccggtctctagccataggtATGTGATGTGGCTTCTCACCCACACAGTGACATACTGTATCActgatatcttaaaaaaaaaaaaaaaatccataacctCGGGAAAAAAGGGTTTGGGGGGAGGGGTAGAGGGTGGGGGAGGCGGTTTAATTTCGCGACAGATAGGTCTCCAAATAGGTTTACCTTTTTGCTGCTTCTGTTTGTCTGAAGCTTatgaaaaatcctcaaaaaataAGTGTCGAAAAAAAAGcaccccagttaacaggtgtcacggtgatgtttgcccgagtgcatagaggatcgtggagtctatcctggaggtcacgaAACCGCGGATATTTCCAGTCACGTGAAATCCGCGTTACACGcttgatcattaaaaaaaagtcttatgttcattggttgctgccGTATTATACTTTCAGTCTGGATTTCAGGTGGTTGGGTAAAATAAAtctaattcattatttttattggcATTCCCTACAGGGCGTGTCGAAATACTTAGCGATCCAATGGAAATAGCTAGGGGCAATattatttttcgcggaaaattaTGAACGCTCATTATACTGCAGTAAGATATATGCCCGCTACAGCGGGCACAGTTCTCACTTGTGATTGGTAGACGTCTGCAAAAGGAGACAATGCCTCATTTCACCGGGCTTTTtagcacgcgtttgcttccacaatgTGATTCGTGTGCCATAGGTAACTGAAATAACCTCAACATTTACAGTGTTTTAAACTCTCAGATCGTCTCAAAAACTGTACGGGAAAAATACATggctaggaactggaaaaattcgcggtctcagtgacctctaggatagactccactatcctctatgtactcgggtaAATATCACCTtgctcgttggctactgactcgtgacgccTGTTTGTTGACTGGGGTGCTTTTGATTCGAGACTTATTTTGTTTAtcgtttttcattggctcacagtccaaATAAGCTCTGACTCAACCACTGAAACAGTCTGTCGCAAAATGAAAACGTGGATTATTTCCTTTCTCTATACATGACCCTAAAAATGAAACTTTAATATTATAGACTGTCTCAAAATAATAATGCAAACATTTGTATGTCTCTAATAACAATTATAGACAGTTAGTTTGAAGCATATAATTCATTGGCCGTTTCCACATCTTCCCTTCTGTAAGAATTGCACTTGTTTGGGGGTCACACGAgaaatatgtaattaattttttgacgtgacaacgtctaataaatcgatgaacgccggcttcacgcacgaaaatgtgtcccgttacgcacattgttacgttacgctgtgtcccgttacgctcattgtacgcttgcgccgcatctatctctcttctactcgactgtttataaagtgaagtgaaaagttaatgtggttttcattgcttattacaacaacaatttcggcaataaaggttaattattcttgctgattactagtataatttcaagtatttattcttttattattaaaataaaaatgattcaattttattcataaagtatgcaatcatttcatcaatgttttgttatgacgttgtcacgttaaactatcgtccgtaaaccgactttacagacaaccaattttttttattggtctcTTGTTCTTGACGTCGTGGTAAGCAACCCGTGAacccaaattttaaataatgatttttttacgcCTAACACACCATCTCCCTCATATAAAATGGTTTAATATTCTCATGCCATTATTTGTTTTATACCTAAGTCAATTTGTATGGTTGTGGCACTATTAAGTAAAGAGCACATTGCATTatgtttttttatcaaaattctcTATAGATATAGACTGTGGTGCATGTTATCagctattattaaaatttcaggTTAATTTATTCATGTGTTTAAGGTTTTTTTGTCTACAGATTGCTTCTCTTggtatacagtttaaaattaaacGTTTATTAAGTGGCATctgttttatatataatattaagtatataattattaaacagttattttcagggttttggaaaaaccaaatatttatttataactaatatttatttatgatttatttcctAAAAAATAAGGGTTTACAACAGAAGTTTCATGCAAACTGTTAATTGTAAACTGTAGGCTACACCACAAAATGTTATGCTGTTTATGGTTACAAGGTTCTCATTAACcattaaataacacttatttaTGTGATAAATATTAACTTTAGGTGAAAAATTATTTAGGATACTACTATATTGAGACCCTGCCTCACACActatgttttgttatttaattttcttgtcatttgtATTGGTTAAGGGCTTTTCCTATAAGTTATTTTTATACATCTCTTGATTTGATATTACatctaattatttttacaaatagttactaaatattttataataacggTAAAAAGACGCACAAGGGTTTATTATAATTATCAATGTGCGCGGCTTAGCAACAAATACAAGAGAACTACTCTGATATATTCACAgtaaaatcacttaattaatATTGGTGACGATAAAATGACGTAGCCAACATAGCACGTGGGACAAAGCCTTAAATCAGTGGGCATAGAGTAAATAAGTATTATTACTAattggacactcaatgctattgaatcttatcggttttttttttcataattattgtGCTACAATATCGAAAACCAGACAAATATTAATGCGAGTTTGTTATgcttttaatttacaataaacggGTCAAAATAAGTAATATATGTTATTCATAAACTATTTGTGTACGTGCTATCCTTTTGTGTAGGTACACAATTGATagtcaaaatgtttgtaaaatctGCATGAGGAaacgtggaaatttttttttagcattcgGAGTAGCATCCCTGCAATTTAATTGTAGAGCTTTGCAACATATATAACGATGGGAGATTGAAAAGAAAAGCATATCACTGTTGTTTAGTCTTTGTTCCTTGTAGTATAACAATCGCAGGACCTACATGTCAAAAttcaagcttattaaaaaaaatattcctatcactatataccggaaaaattcgtggattcattctaCTATAGTCTAAATATCAAATACGTATACCTTTAAGttacttttgctattggctcactgttcttCTGGACACTTATGGACtgatgagaaacactcaactgaagaagtatcgaatcacaggcaaacctatggagacgactcacaagtcagcagccaatgaaccggcgttatttgcccgagtgtacagaggagtGTGTAATCTATCCTgaaaggtcatcgaaaccgcgaatttgacCAGTCCTTGACCATCACTGAATGATATTGCTTGCAGCTAGCACGCCAATCACTTTCCCCACGCCGTgctgcattttatattttgccaagATTCGACAAGTGCAACAagtaataaaaatcattaaaaattatgtttctcaTATTTAAAAGTAGTAATCATTTGATTGTTTTATAAAGTtgaaactaaaaagaataaaaaactttatgttttaaatataatacaaCACAATTGCTTGaaaactttcatttatttttccaaGGTTTGATTTAGCGTTGAgctatttatttgggggaaaaaacTTGCTCActtatagttagggaccggaaaaattcgcggtttcgaatgccttcaggatagactacacagtcctctgtacactcgggcaaatatcaccagttcattggctgctgccttgtgagtcgtctcgactggtttGCCAGGATAATCTTTTGGATGATGGTTTATATCTGTTCATAATCGCCCAGGTGAACAGTGTGGCAAAATCAGCTTAAAAGGTTTgaatttgaatttcagcccatcgcatattgaatccgcgaaattgtCCGGTCTCTACCTCGTCAGTGGGTTTCCTCTCGCACGGACGCGAGGTCGCTCAAGCCTCTCCTGCAGGTCAAAGGTCATAGTCCGTCCTGGGAGACAGTTGTTCGTCCCCTTCCTACCCCCTTTCCACCACCCCTTCTCTTGCGGCCGGACGCCGACATCAGCTTCTGGGTTCGAATTGCGGTTTCGttttgtctcccccccccccccctcccgggcgaCTCCGCAACCACAAGTCAAGCTCCAAGTCACAGCCACCACTGATGGGGACACATTTGCAACCTGCTGCCCATTGTCATAACATGTTGCTTTTGGGGCAATCGCTTTTGAAACCTTGTTTTCGCATccgatatttattttttgtctccTCCCCAATCCCCGCCCCTTTTTGTTGTTAAGAGACTTCAATAAAAGAAACCTGCCTCTCCATTCCTTTgaaatgtgcaattttttttcctcttttcctATTCTTCTTTTTGTAAGAAGTCACGCACACCGAAAAACACACTCATTTGTCTGCATATGGTTAAACTAAAATATATCTATAGTTGCTGCAACAAAGTGGGtaatcaaataaaaatacctGCACAATCCCGCTGAGATAAAGATGCTCCTATTTTATTGGGAGGGTTCAGTAACTCAGTGATTGATCCCATGACCGTATACATCCTATATggtaaatgccacctgttcattggtgagaaattgaaaaaaaaaaaaaacaaatagcgGGTTCGCTGACATACAGGATAGAGTCCATAGTCCCCTATATACGCGATCAAATACCACATGCATATTTGCCTGTGAGACATGTTAAATGGCTTGCCtttgattcgatatttctttggtCGAGGGCATTTTATCGCGGCAGAGATCTTCATTTAAATTGTAGCCCAATCTTTATGAGGTAGCGATTTTTCGCGAAACAAAATGTTCGATTACTTGACTTATTTGGCTGGGctattcaggacgtgtttgcttccacacagaattgctgtgattggtgtgcagACAGTGGGCATGCACCTGGAAGAATTCGCGAAAAATCACTGGCCCTACCAATAAtagaatcagcaaaaaaaaaaaagtttgaaatccATCCTATAACGAAATTTTTTGTCTCTGCTCATGATATGTCGGGACTAATCATCGTCACACGGTTGATTTGACTCGTTCTGAAGAAATAGAAACAGAtagcaaaataaacaaaattaaaacaaacgtaTAGGTTCGAATATTGAACAAATTGGAAATGCGTCGAACTGTGGCACTTAGCGGGAAAAGGTCAGGACACTTTCAATTCACTGTGTTAATGTTTTACACATTTTGTTTTATGTTGGCTATACAGTCGGGTAAGAAATTGTTAACTTTATCGGTTCAACGAGAAAGCAGTTACTGTAGGGCATACTAATTAACATCTATGACTACAATGCTTAAGCTCTGTAAAACATGATAATTGTTCCCCTTGCGGGCTAAGGAATGTCCTAGAATCCTAGAAGGCGTGCTGGCTGGAAAACCACTTAAATTAACTAAATTTCGTTAGAGGCGAGCTGAGCATTACGCAAACAAATTAACTATACCTCTCCTAATTGGAAGAAAAACATATGGATTGGAAAGtagcaaataaatattaaatccaGATTTTCGGGCTTCTTAAATGGGgctttattgtaaaaaaaaattgatatttgttattttcttatTGTATTCAAGTAGCCTTTTGTGTCACAGAGTTAGTATACTGTAGGAcgttaattttgtttgtttggtttGACTTACAATATCACGGAGTATTATTAAGATAACATAATGCAAATTGTATACATTGATTATGCAACAGTAATGACAAAAGATAAACCATACACCTTTAAGAAATGGTACAAAGAAGTGCTGACAGAAATTCCATTTTTGAAATTAACAATCAAGTAACTCCAATAGTTAGGTatataagaaaatgtattttatatactttataatatagcctactttaattaattgtttatttttggaAGGATTGCTGACCTGTGACGTCCTCTGACTTCCTCGGTGTGTCGGtatcatcgcctgtgtttcgtgattggttgaggtGCATGCCCACTTGGCACACGAATCACCACCACAGTAATTCTGTTCGGAAGCAAACACTTTAAAAATGGCCtgaccaaataaggcaatggcttctcttgaaaAGGGCCGCCAATTTCAAAGCACGAATAACTGACGTTGAAATACAGTTTTTTCAGTCTAGTAAGCGAACGTATTGTTCTTCGCAGTAATTTTTACCACGAACATGGTCTGTCGTAAATGCACTTAGTACAGGGTAATTATatagtccgtgaaacatttcataaaatcggtacagtgaaatggaaagaataacaaaacaaattatataccgcataaaagaaaaactctcaaagtttttttttgaatgtagcgccaaaaagctattttaaaaaacaaccgacaggggcgctagtgcatatagttgctgaaaatggctgcgaaccagacagagaaagccttttgtgtgcttgaatacgcccgtagcgaatcggtagtgaaTGTACAAATTGCTTTCCGTGGccagtttaacaaaacaccaccagtttacaatagcataatgaagtggtacaagaaattcgaggaagacggctgtttgtgcgacgcaaaacggtcgggttggccaggcgtgtcacaacagacagtggattgtgtacgggacgtgatggtgcggagtcccaagaagtcaacttatagGGCTAGTGCAGAAtcgaacatccctcagccaacagtgtggaaaattcttcgtaagcgattaaaagtgaagccgtacaaattgcagcttctgcaagccatcagccacgatgaaaaatttctccgactgcagttctgcattgccgtaacaaatgtatcgatggttgcgaaacgtccgttaagaatgcgttgaaacaattttctagcctcgcgcagggcaccgtttattaaaacggtagCCGATCTGTTTGTTCCTTTACTGGGATATGGTTTGAACACGTTCTGAAATATGGCCGTATCCCAACAAGGCTGTGCCAGAATGTATGCAGctataataatactgtcaattgACACTAATTTATGGTCCAAAAAACCCAAAATTGTCAAATTAAACAATTAGCATATAAAAAAGTTATTGTATTTAACGacggtaatatatttttaatgttagcaAGCCCTTTAGTATCAGTTTGCACTGCAGTCTAAGCCTGAGACATCAACCAACAGGAAAGCATAGGTGGATAGAGTGTATATAGAACTGTGGAATTTTAATGAACATCTAACGTATCCGCGAAATTCTCGGGCTTTTAACACGGGCGCACACTGAAGTGGAGTATTCGCAGGCAGTGTAGGCGCGGTGAACGTGATAAACTCACGattgctagggacacctgtatttcgcgaatacatggCGTGTCAAAATACTCGACAAaaaactgtagctttttctttTAGAGTTGTGACGAATTGTGGGCATGCAGCATTGCGGTAACAACGCTCTCATTGGCCTCGTAAAGCGCTGGAAAACACATCGTACTGATTACAgataaagctacagtgttttgtgaacaTCATCGACACAAAATTTATTCTCAAAATACAGATTTCCCTAACGATTATTCTTAGATCAGATTACGCTTAAGAGAATGACACTCAAAGCTTCGGCATGATCGCAGAACGAGAAAGAGATTGTTGGCTGAGCGAATTTATTGTTTTCAAGTATTCTGGGTGTGATTCATCATACAGGATCCTGTATGTCCTTACAGATTCCTTAAGTCCCACTGAAAACCGGGCACTCTGAAATAAACTTCTGAAACAACATAATCTCACTGCAAACTAATAGCCTGCGTGCAGGGTTCTGAAGATTTATCCTGtgtaataatttacttttataaaattatCTTTGGTAAAACCAGTTCGTAATCATCCAAAATTTGGCTCTATGATGTCAGTTACACTAAGCtccattgtatttttatttacagtaatttaTAGAGGCAGTGCTTTTCCCCCGAAACAATATGTTGGCTTACTAGACTGCATGCGATACAGTATTTATGCCTCCGGTTGCACGTGTACTGTAagtacaccaatcacaataatcaAATTCAAACTAACCAccaaagtagtatagaaatgCATGTTCTGGCGCTGGGGCCTGGACGAGGTGTGAGGTGGCTGCTTCTGCCTCGGAAccgacatcacggtggccatctgggatgaccttgacattgtcCTTgtcatttaaccttgaccttgaattccgccatcttgtcatccaGCATCCCCAAACCCCGAATGTTTCAATTTTCGTCACGGTCGTCATCTTCAATTCTAAGAACATGTCCACCCTCTTATGTCtcagccacttttttttttagattctgatgACACAGACTCCATCTTGTTGTCATCTgctagaggcagccatcttggacgataaaatgaccgccatcttggtttttctgttctgctggaggccgccatcttcattgtttttgtgtttgttcctagagagcgccttgccaatgttgttgtggtccttatcgacacaACAATGTGCTGTGTTGTTGCAGTGGTAACGCGCATGCCCGGCGGACGGTGACGCCAGAGGGAAGCTGCAAAGCTGGAGGACGGAAGCGAAGCCATGGCCGCCCcgagccagcagtactgcctgcGCTGGAACAACCACCGCTCCAACCTGCTGACCGTGTTCGACGAGCTCCTGCGCAGCGAGGCCTTCACGGACGTGACGCTGGCCTGCGAGGGCAGCGTGTCCGTCAAGTGCCACAAGATGGTGCTGGCCGCCTGCTCGTCCTACTTCCAGGCGCTGTTCACGGAGCTGCCGTGCCGCCACCCGGTGGTCGTGCTCAAGGACGTCAGGTACTCGGAGATGAAGGCCATCCTGGAGTACATGTACCGCGGCGAGGTGAACGTGGCGCAGGACCAGCTGGCGGCGCTGCTCAAGGTGGCGCAGACCTTGAAGGTGAAGGGCCTGGTGGAGGAGCGCGAGCCCCTCACCAGCACGCCCAAGAGGGGCGACCCCGAGGCGCAGGGCGAGGACCCCCACTCGCCGCCCAACATCACCACCTCGCTGGCCAACCCGGGGCCTCCGCCGGTCCCGCACAGCAGCAGCAGTGTGTCGCCGCCGCACTCCTCGGGCATGCCCTTCGACAAGAGCCCGTACAGCCTGTACGGCAAGTCGCCCGTGATGGAGCGCGGCCGGCGCATGGCGCTGCCCATGTGGGCCATGCCCGGGCTGCCCTTCCCGCACCACCCCTCGCCCGTCCCGCCGCCGCCCTCGACCGGCGGCCTGCTGGGCGCGTGCTACGAGGCGTCGGGCGGCGCCGGCCCCGACATGTCGCCGCTCAAGCGCAAGAAGCTGCAGAGCCTGCTGATGAGCCGCGACACGCCCATCCTGCGCACCGTGCTGGGGCAGGGCCAGCCCGACTCCTCGCAGCCCATGGCGCTGGTGTGTCCGGACGGCGAGCCGCGCGCGCAGTTCAACGGCGCGCCGCACGACCTCGACAAGGTGACCGTCTCCACGACTCTCTCATGTAGCAATACCCCTACAGTTACTTCTTCTACCCTTCCGGGGTCCCTGTGTCCTTCCCTCTCCCCGACCACGGGCCAGAATAAAATGTGGGCCGATCGCAGAAGCTGtatgaaggtatagttgttttgatgctagcatatcgcgaaatgaatctgcgaattttgcatgtctctagtagtGCGGTCAGGGGAAACATGGAAATGACAAGCAGGGAAAATGGGGTAATGTCAAGAAGGGGAGAAGAGTAATGCTGTCAGGGGAAACATGGAAATGTCAAGGAGAGACAATGGGGTAATGAATGTTAGGAAGGGAAAACGTGGTAATGTAAGGGAAGAAGAGTAATGCGGTCAGGGGAAACATGGAAATGTCAAGGCGAGAAAATGGAGTAATGTCAGGAAGGTAAAACGTAGTAATATGTAAGGGAAGAAGAGTAATGTGGTCAGGGGAAACATGGAAATGACAAGCAGGGAAAATGGGGTAATGTCAGTAAGGGAAAATGTGGTAATGTAAGGGAAGATGAGTAATACGGTCAGGGGAACATGGAAATGTCAAGGAGGGAAAATGGGGTAATGTCAGAAAGAGAAAACGTGGTAATTTAAGGGAAGAAGGAACTGATGCCATGTAATCCAAAGATGTTCAGAAAAAAAACCTAAAGTGTTAAAAATGTAAAACTGGGGTGTGTTAAGAAATTTTGAAAGCCAGAGAATAACTGGATGATTGCTGAAGGCAAACATTAAAAGTATttggtaattaggaagttatctGGTGAAACATGGAATAGTTAATGAAGAAAAAAGGTTGGAAACAGGGAAATATGATATTTATATGAATGGCTACCACCTACATCACATGCCTCTTCATCTCTAAAGCTAGACACAACTGGGCAGCAGTCTTTTCATCCATATCACCTCTCTATGGAACACTCTGGCAGTGACCttataattttatggaatgcaAGATAATGCCCGGTATGCATTGCTATGCTtctttcagtttt is from Bacillus rossius redtenbacheri isolate Brsri chromosome 15, Brsri_v3, whole genome shotgun sequence and encodes:
- the LOC134539670 gene encoding uncharacterized protein LOC134539670 — encoded protein: MAAPSQQYCLRWNNHRSNLLTVFDELLRSEAFTDVTLACEGSVSVKCHKMVLAACSSYFQALFTELPCRHPVVVLKDVRYSEMKAILEYMYRGEVNVAQDQLAALLKVAQTLKVKGLVEEREPLTSTPKRGDPEAQGEDPHSPPNITTSLANPGPPPVPHSSSSVSPPHSSGHPSPVPPPPSTGGLLGACYEASGGAGPDMSPLKRKKLQSLLMSRDTPILRTVLGQGQPDSSQPMALVCPDGEPRAQFNGAPHDLDKSNVKAETYEEARSPYTDISGVDEESGEKANKIMMSQSFPAVSSGIATYVPTQKPEWKRYKQYTRNDIMSAIEAVRTGMSALQAARKYGVPSRTLYDKVKKMGITTSRPFNKRVSGGGGPGGGGPYFPYGGVYPGEGEEPAQAQPLFLQHALDGMKRELGEREARAALASAHSGASSSSPGENGRSPSPGLKYRHSLTPSPGDGDERDEDRVEDLSVSRKPEPARVIVPLLGQPPDDARFDNSLEAAERD